A window of Pirellula sp. SH-Sr6A contains these coding sequences:
- a CDS encoding metal ABC transporter permease translates to MPRRLGKSTAILWTMNVLGCDGPILPVARILGVMFDFNTRLVTISAGTLGCLAGAVGVYLLLRRKSLIGDTICHAALPGIALSFLLQVLAGGDGKSLLFLLLGAAISGGMGSLSVLVLGRYTKLKPDAILGIVLSVFFGFGMVLFSVVQQLPDGNAAGLENFILGKTASIVTLDFHMIWIATTLVLGMLVLFRKELQLLCFDSAFAAANGWPVSWLDLLLMTSVLLVVIVGANVVGVILVVALMVIPPVCARFWTEQLGRTVWLSAAIGGMAGVMGSLGSLWLERLPTGPSIVLAATFFFLLSFLFGTQKGILWKAWSHYLAQHRADTEHLLRAVFEVLESRGVAPQPHGQIRSEGVSPSALIQMGSWGGSRLRRTIDILCRKGLGNRNSQGDIVLTARGIQESTKAVRRHRLLEIYFSNLADLSPTALDRGADMLEHALDDDMLARLEAEFLPMENANRIPASVHPI, encoded by the coding sequence GTGCCGAGGAGACTTGGCAAGTCTACCGCCATATTGTGGACGATGAACGTGCTGGGCTGTGATGGACCGATCCTACCGGTCGCGCGTATACTGGGCGTCATGTTCGACTTCAATACCCGTCTTGTTACGATCAGCGCTGGGACGCTCGGCTGTCTAGCCGGCGCCGTCGGCGTTTACCTGCTATTGCGGCGCAAGTCCCTGATCGGCGACACCATCTGTCACGCTGCTTTGCCTGGCATCGCGTTGTCGTTTCTCCTCCAAGTTCTCGCGGGAGGGGATGGGAAAAGTCTACTCTTCTTATTATTGGGAGCCGCGATTTCCGGAGGGATGGGGTCGCTGAGTGTCTTGGTGTTGGGGCGGTATACCAAACTCAAACCCGATGCAATTCTCGGCATCGTTTTAAGCGTCTTCTTTGGATTCGGCATGGTGCTTTTCAGTGTTGTGCAGCAGCTGCCAGACGGTAACGCCGCGGGCCTTGAGAATTTCATTCTCGGGAAGACCGCCTCCATCGTGACACTCGACTTTCACATGATTTGGATCGCGACAACCTTAGTGCTTGGCATGTTGGTTTTGTTTCGAAAAGAATTGCAACTCCTCTGCTTCGACAGTGCTTTCGCCGCCGCAAACGGGTGGCCTGTGTCCTGGCTTGACCTTCTTTTGATGACTTCGGTGCTCCTGGTTGTCATTGTCGGAGCGAATGTTGTAGGGGTCATTCTCGTTGTGGCTTTGATGGTGATTCCGCCGGTCTGCGCTCGCTTTTGGACCGAGCAGCTGGGGCGTACGGTTTGGTTGAGTGCGGCGATTGGTGGCATGGCAGGTGTGATGGGGTCACTGGGGAGCCTCTGGTTGGAGCGATTGCCGACAGGTCCGTCGATTGTCCTTGCCGCGACATTTTTTTTCCTACTCAGCTTTCTGTTTGGTACACAGAAAGGCATTCTGTGGAAGGCTTGGTCGCATTACTTGGCTCAACATCGAGCGGATACGGAGCACCTGCTTCGCGCTGTTTTCGAAGTGCTTGAATCCAGAGGTGTTGCGCCGCAGCCGCACGGTCAGATTCGGTCCGAAGGAGTCTCACCCAGTGCACTTATCCAGATGGGTTCTTGGGGAGGCAGCCGATTGCGACGCACGATCGATATCTTGTGCCGAAAGGGGCTGGGAAATCGGAACAGCCAAGGGGACATTGTCTTGACCGCTCGCGGCATCCAAGAATCGACGAAAGCCGTGCGGCGGCATCGGTTGCTAGAGATCTACTTTTCCAACTTAGCCGATCTCTCCCCGACCGCGCTGGATCGGGGAGCCGATATGCTCGAGCACGCTCTCGACGACGATATGCTGGCCCGTCTAGAAGCGGAATTCTTGCCAATGGAAAACGCCAATCGCATACCGGCTAGCGTCCACCCGATCTAA
- a CDS encoding YqgE/AlgH family protein, whose amino-acid sequence MSRWKEQSAGPEVSRISLAGTVLVAAPNWTDAMFGRSVCIVVEHSAQQAIGIVLNKRLEMDISPVWNFIMEGANHEMAIAAPHINFGGPQSGPIVALHQDKTLAEGGNEFGVYLAAQADHLKQLFTASQNPFRLYIGHAHWGPLELEQQIVDGAWHVLPAVPELVFDDESTMWHRAVRTIGNNVLESITGLPASRVVGLLN is encoded by the coding sequence ATGAGTCGTTGGAAAGAACAATCCGCTGGCCCTGAGGTCTCCCGCATCTCGTTAGCCGGAACCGTACTTGTCGCTGCGCCAAATTGGACCGATGCAATGTTTGGCAGGTCGGTTTGTATTGTGGTCGAACATTCTGCTCAACAGGCTATCGGGATTGTCCTGAATAAGCGTCTGGAGATGGACATCAGTCCTGTCTGGAATTTCATTATGGAGGGTGCGAACCATGAAATGGCAATCGCCGCTCCGCACATCAATTTCGGAGGTCCGCAGAGCGGTCCGATTGTTGCCCTTCATCAAGACAAAACGCTGGCCGAAGGGGGGAACGAATTCGGAGTGTATTTGGCCGCGCAAGCCGATCACTTGAAGCAACTGTTCACCGCGAGCCAAAACCCATTTCGCCTTTATATCGGTCACGCGCACTGGGGCCCCCTTGAGTTGGAACAACAAATCGTCGACGGAGCTTGGCATGTTCTCCCTGCGGTCCCTGAGCTAGTCTTCGACGATGAATCGACGATGTGGCACCGGGCCGTTCGAACGATCGGCAACAATGTCCTCGAAAGCATTACGGGACTTCCTGCGTCTCGCGTGGTGGGACTGCTGAACTAG
- the pdxH gene encoding pyridoxamine 5'-phosphate oxidase — MNLQDLRRNYTFGSLRREELPDCPLTLFQHWWVELQSAELPEWFESNAMTLSTRAVDGGVASRTVLLKGIDEGFCFFTNYESEKGQQLAENPNASLHFFWPCFERQVRVRGTVSKTSVEMSDQYFAARPRSSQLGAIASPQSKILPPSQDLQEHVDQLEREYEGRPIPRPAHWGGYRLIPREIEFWQGRPSRLHDRFRYQRFEGNGPWTIERLAP; from the coding sequence ATGAACTTGCAAGATCTTCGACGAAACTACACATTCGGCTCGCTTCGACGCGAAGAGTTGCCAGATTGCCCGCTCACCTTGTTCCAACATTGGTGGGTAGAGTTGCAATCTGCGGAGTTGCCTGAGTGGTTTGAATCCAATGCCATGACCCTGTCGACGCGCGCCGTGGACGGGGGGGTTGCTTCCCGAACTGTATTGCTAAAAGGGATTGATGAGGGGTTTTGCTTCTTTACCAACTACGAATCGGAGAAAGGCCAACAACTGGCAGAGAATCCAAACGCTTCACTCCATTTCTTCTGGCCCTGTTTCGAGCGGCAAGTCAGGGTTCGTGGCACCGTGTCGAAGACATCGGTGGAGATGTCGGACCAATACTTTGCAGCGCGACCTCGATCGAGCCAATTAGGGGCGATCGCATCGCCGCAATCCAAAATTCTCCCTCCTTCTCAGGATCTCCAAGAGCATGTGGATCAATTGGAACGAGAATATGAAGGACGCCCGATTCCTCGTCCGGCCCATTGGGGTGGTTATCGGCTCATTCCTCGAGAAATAGAGTTTTGGCAGGGCCGACCCTCGCGATTGCACGATCGCTTCCGATATCAGCGCTTCGAAGGAAACGGCCCTTGGACCATCGAGCGCCTCGCCCCCTAA